In the Moraxella osloensis genome, one interval contains:
- a CDS encoding phospholipase D family protein, with protein MVAAFYSVSVGFVRLVLVTLASQKLTTKIVTFCLPLLFTLLLTLLTACQMLPNNPHIAATPTVSSQLTGAQKFSEKSRIQGHYLISRISASKNPSPSKFSGYYPLIDSSDAFASRSILTEMAQQTIDIQYYIWHNDAAGQLMLKDLYQAANRGVKVRLLLDDLNTNPELDQQLLAFAAHANIQVRLINPKVVRSFTPSNFVIALPRYQRRMHNKSMTFDRQLSIIGGRNIGDEYLRKDSIAEFADLDVLLAGKVVNQINDSFEDYWNSPLSYDIERLVRPSKNPDRNKSDEPFLGTLTAIAPINSQSHLHKSSQLYRVQNGAIVDKQLYNKKIQFRWQPMEFLADDVKKLLNQDDKDSRLVSQLRARIGTPKQQLTIVSSYFVPTDLGVLQLSKLMENGVKINIFTNSYESTDVPIVHSGYNVARVPMLKAGIGLYELKSSADADFRRKKRSLYRSKYSTSLHTKAFAVDDKYTFIGSYNVDPRSANINTELGVLIEDKVLAKSFHNTFDKSMLNVSYRVHLDDNGQLMWQTHDDKTNKKLITLDKEPHMTFVNGLWLKIFSALPFERLL; from the coding sequence TTGGTAGCAGCATTTTATTCGGTATCTGTTGGCTTTGTCAGATTAGTATTGGTCACCTTGGCATCGCAAAAACTCACCACCAAAATTGTGACGTTTTGCTTGCCATTGCTATTTACGCTGCTACTTACGCTACTTACCGCTTGCCAAATGCTACCGAACAACCCCCATATCGCCGCTACGCCAACTGTATCATCGCAGCTGACAGGTGCACAAAAATTTTCCGAAAAATCGCGTATCCAAGGTCATTATTTAATCAGTCGTATCAGTGCTAGCAAAAACCCCTCACCGAGCAAATTTTCCGGTTATTATCCGCTGATTGATAGCAGTGATGCGTTCGCCTCACGCAGTATTTTGACCGAAATGGCTCAGCAGACCATTGATATCCAATACTATATTTGGCACAACGATGCAGCAGGGCAATTGATGCTTAAAGACTTGTACCAAGCTGCCAATCGTGGTGTCAAAGTACGACTGTTACTCGATGATTTGAACACCAATCCGGAACTTGACCAACAGCTACTTGCCTTTGCGGCGCATGCTAATATCCAAGTGCGATTGATTAACCCCAAAGTGGTGCGCAGCTTTACCCCCTCCAATTTTGTGATAGCACTGCCCCGCTACCAACGCCGCATGCACAATAAAAGCATGACCTTTGACCGCCAGTTATCCATAATTGGTGGGCGCAATATTGGCGATGAATATCTGCGTAAAGATAGCATCGCTGAGTTTGCTGATTTGGATGTTTTGCTTGCCGGCAAAGTGGTCAACCAAATCAATGATAGTTTTGAAGATTATTGGAATAGTCCTCTATCGTATGATATCGAGCGTTTGGTCAGACCCTCAAAAAACCCCGATCGTAATAAAAGCGATGAGCCATTTTTGGGGACTTTGACTGCGATTGCACCGATCAACAGCCAGTCCCATCTACATAAAAGCTCGCAACTTTATCGGGTACAAAATGGCGCAATAGTCGATAAACAACTGTATAACAAAAAAATCCAATTTCGTTGGCAACCAATGGAATTTTTGGCAGATGATGTCAAAAAACTACTCAACCAAGATGATAAAGATAGCCGATTGGTATCACAGCTTCGAGCACGTATTGGCACCCCAAAACAGCAATTGACCATTGTCTCATCGTACTTTGTGCCCACTGACTTGGGCGTGCTGCAACTAAGCAAACTCATGGAAAACGGGGTAAAAATCAATATTTTTACCAACTCGTATGAATCAACCGATGTACCTATCGTGCATTCAGGGTATAACGTGGCACGCGTGCCGATGCTCAAAGCGGGAATTGGACTGTATGAGCTAAAATCCTCTGCCGATGCAGACTTTCGCCGCAAAAAACGTAGCTTATATCGCAGTAAATACAGCACCAGTTTACATACCAAAGCCTTTGCCGTGGATGACAAATACACGTTTATCGGCTCTTACAATGTGGATCCGCGCTCTGCCAACATCAATACTGAGCTTGGCGTGCTGATTGAAGATAAAGTGCTTGCCAAATCCTTTCATAATACGTTCGATAAATCCATGCTCAATGTCAGTTACCGCGTCCATCTCGATGATAATGGACAATTGATGTGGCAAACCCATGATGATAAAACCAATAAAAAGCTTATCACTTTGGATAAAGAGCCGCACATGACGTTTGTCAATGGACTTTGGCTAAAGATTTTTTCTGCCTTGCCATTTGAGCGCTTATTGTAA
- a CDS encoding ribonuclease D produces the protein MLIQNPLSPAQLQQLHDLPIHWVKTQDALFALLDDLEQVDTIALDTEFIKRDTFFPILALIQINTGKAIYLIDAPKLYLEEFWEVLADIPTVVLHACGEDLGIYYLLSNLPALRNVFDTQIGLGFLTGENSLGYQKSLQETIAVHVDKGESQSDWLQRPLTPEQESYAVDDVRYLLPMFVAIKTQLTEQGLWQYAVEDCQSYTQEIFANFSTPDNALYLSVADYRDNREQLAMLQTLCEWREQLAKSINRPRTFILRPQALREIVEKPPFSMKQLSFTSIKPNVIRMYGQEILTLIDKVRKEDDAAYPALLPLPYRSLSSDVQKQLEKAIKQHGQTLSIDETVLMRKKWLSELYAYAVAAEKPALSPWLSGWRKAWIMAEILPILDTVIANNPPSIDHETTAE, from the coding sequence ATGCTCATCCAAAATCCGTTAAGCCCAGCCCAATTACAACAACTTCATGACTTGCCAATCCATTGGGTGAAAACTCAGGACGCGCTTTTTGCCCTGCTCGATGACCTAGAGCAAGTCGATACCATTGCGTTAGACACCGAGTTCATCAAGCGCGACACTTTTTTTCCCATTCTTGCGCTGATCCAAATCAATACAGGCAAAGCGATTTATTTGATTGACGCGCCCAAGCTGTATTTAGAAGAATTTTGGGAAGTGTTAGCGGATATACCCACTGTGGTGTTACATGCGTGTGGTGAAGATTTGGGGATTTATTATTTACTCTCCAACTTGCCTGCGCTGCGCAATGTGTTTGATACCCAAATTGGTTTGGGTTTTTTGACCGGTGAAAACTCCCTTGGCTATCAAAAATCGCTGCAAGAAACGATTGCTGTGCATGTGGATAAAGGTGAAAGCCAATCAGATTGGTTGCAGCGTCCATTAACACCTGAGCAAGAAAGCTATGCAGTAGACGATGTGCGTTATTTATTGCCGATGTTTGTGGCCATCAAAACACAGTTGACCGAACAAGGTTTATGGCAATACGCGGTTGAAGACTGCCAAAGCTATACGCAAGAAATTTTTGCCAACTTTAGCACGCCTGATAACGCTTTGTACTTGAGTGTCGCTGATTACCGCGATAATCGCGAGCAGCTGGCGATGCTGCAAACTCTGTGCGAATGGCGCGAACAACTTGCCAAATCAATCAATAGACCACGCACTTTTATCCTGCGCCCGCAGGCGCTCCGTGAAATCGTCGAAAAACCGCCTTTTAGTATGAAGCAGCTAAGTTTTACCAGTATCAAGCCCAATGTGATTCGCATGTATGGGCAAGAGATTTTGACGCTGATTGATAAGGTGCGAAAAGAAGATGATGCAGCCTATCCAGCTCTATTGCCTTTACCATATCGCAGTCTGTCTAGCGATGTGCAAAAACAATTGGAAAAAGCGATTAAGCAGCATGGGCAAACCTTATCAATTGATGAAACAGTATTGATGCGGAAAAAATGGCTGTCAGAGCTGTATGCTTATGCTGTCGCAGCAGAAAAACCGGCATTAAGCCCTTGGCTGAGTGGGTGGCGCAAGGCGTGGATTATGGCAGAGATTTTACCCATTTTAGATACGGTGATTGCCAATAACCCGCCATCTATTGACCATGAAACAACCGCTGAATAA
- a CDS encoding NAD-dependent deacylase yields MTMTTTIPQSLEVTLCKAADVIKCAQNIAILTGAGVSAESGISTFRDKLTGLWQHYQAEYLVSIQAFEKEPALVWQWHQWWRGQIADKQPNPAHFALGEWQTLAKQQGKTWTLFSQNVDNLHEQGSATVAKLHGDLAKNHCHNCGKPYDKAIAITDTELKHCECGGLIRPDIVWFGEMLPQEAWQTAETAALNCDVLVSIGTSSVVYPAAGLIDLAKQQGATVIEINPNPTQTPAVDIVLPDNAGKILPLLVNALK; encoded by the coding sequence ATGACTATGACAACAACTATACCCCAATCGCTAGAGGTCACTCTCTGTAAAGCCGCTGATGTTATTAAATGCGCCCAAAATATTGCCATCCTGACGGGGGCAGGTGTCTCGGCTGAAAGTGGCATTTCGACTTTTCGGGATAAACTTACCGGACTGTGGCAACACTACCAAGCCGAATATTTGGTCAGCATTCAAGCGTTTGAAAAGGAACCTGCATTGGTGTGGCAATGGCACCAATGGTGGCGTGGACAAATCGCCGATAAACAGCCCAATCCTGCCCATTTTGCCTTAGGCGAATGGCAAACATTGGCGAAGCAGCAAGGCAAAACTTGGACGCTGTTTAGCCAAAATGTCGACAATCTGCACGAGCAAGGCAGCGCTACGGTGGCAAAACTACATGGGGATTTGGCCAAAAATCATTGTCATAATTGCGGCAAACCGTATGACAAAGCCATTGCTATCACAGACACTGAGCTAAAGCATTGTGAATGCGGCGGCTTGATTCGCCCGGATATTGTGTGGTTTGGCGAGATGTTGCCACAGGAGGCTTGGCAAACGGCAGAAACGGCAGCGCTCAATTGTGATGTATTGGTGAGTATCGGCACATCAAGCGTGGTTTATCCTGCGGCGGGCTTGATTGATTTGGCAAAACAACAGGGCGCAACCGTCATCGAGATTAATCCCAATCCGACCCAGACCCCAGCGGTTGACATCGTGTTACCCGACAACGCAGGGAAAATATTGCCGTTATTGGTTAATGCGCTGAAATAA
- the dusA gene encoding tRNA dihydrouridine(20/20a) synthase DusA, translating into MTTMQHKRLSTAPMIDWSTRDYCYFARLFNPYTYLYTEMISTSAILQGDTDYQLRFYPNEHPLVLQLGGSDPDELARCAKIGQDFGYNEINLNVGCPSDRVQHYKIGACLMAEPKLVADIVSAMRDAVDIPVTVKHRIGIDNFDSYEFMADFVDHVVKAGCQHVIVHARTAWLQGLSPKQNREIPPLRYEDVYRLKQDFPDVFVEINGGITTFDEIKTHLTKVDGVMIGREAYHNPYILAEAMQLWGEPVPSRADIFYQLLDFLAASDARGTPLTVIMRHYLGLFQGLTGSRKWRQALSGQKSLSVAQVREAGEAVLALNAG; encoded by the coding sequence ATGACCACAATGCAGCATAAACGATTGTCCACCGCACCGATGATTGATTGGAGTACACGCGATTATTGTTACTTTGCTCGATTATTCAATCCTTATACTTACCTTTATACTGAAATGATCAGTACCTCGGCGATATTGCAGGGGGATACAGACTATCAGCTGCGATTTTATCCCAATGAACATCCTTTGGTGCTTCAGCTTGGCGGCTCAGATCCTGACGAATTGGCGCGCTGTGCAAAAATCGGGCAAGACTTCGGTTATAATGAAATCAACCTAAATGTCGGCTGCCCATCAGATCGGGTACAACATTACAAAATCGGGGCTTGCTTGATGGCAGAGCCCAAATTGGTGGCAGACATTGTCTCTGCGATGCGTGATGCGGTGGATATTCCCGTCACTGTCAAGCATCGTATTGGCATTGATAACTTTGATAGTTATGAGTTTATGGCGGATTTTGTAGATCATGTGGTGAAAGCAGGTTGTCAGCATGTCATCGTCCATGCGCGCACCGCTTGGCTACAAGGCTTAAGCCCTAAACAAAATCGTGAAATTCCGCCGCTTCGCTATGAGGATGTGTACCGCTTAAAGCAGGATTTTCCCGATGTATTTGTGGAAATCAATGGCGGTATCACCACCTTTGATGAAATCAAAACCCATCTAACAAAAGTCGATGGCGTGATGATTGGGCGGGAAGCTTATCATAATCCTTATATTCTAGCCGAAGCCATGCAGCTGTGGGGCGAGCCAGTACCTAGCCGAGCGGATATTTTTTATCAATTACTGGATTTTTTGGCAGCCAGTGACGCGCGTGGCACACCGTTGACGGTCATTATGCGCCATTATTTGGGCTTGTTTCAAGGATTGACAGGCAGTCGTAAATGGCGTCAGGCACTTAGCGGGCAAAAATCCCTCTCGGTCGCCCAAGTTCGTGAAGCGGGTGAAGCGGTGTTGGCGTTGAATGCGGGTTAA
- a CDS encoding CPBP family intramembrane glutamic endopeptidase has protein sequence MQNLSLQPSTPIYDLPKTIVLSMVLLAVFFASQLIGVVLFAPWVLQDTANLDIAEKVLQGSENGTLMSLSLGFTLAMVLGCVYLFIRFKNSRVKDYLAIKPFTWYQLLQCSALLIVLNVIINLVTVWLGREPMMFMENLAESAHPRWLLVLAMVVFAPIYEEVIFRGFMWTGLASSKLGMWGASVLTSILFAVIHMQYGMVELLGIFCLAMLFSYGRIISGSLLLPVVLHMMNNGLAMAQYLYG, from the coding sequence GTGCAAAATTTATCGTTACAGCCTAGCACCCCCATCTACGATTTGCCAAAGACCATTGTGCTATCTATGGTGTTATTGGCGGTGTTTTTTGCCAGTCAATTGATTGGCGTGGTGTTATTTGCGCCATGGGTGCTACAAGATACAGCAAATTTGGATATCGCTGAAAAAGTATTGCAGGGCAGTGAAAACGGCACCTTAATGAGTCTATCGCTAGGCTTTACCTTAGCGATGGTGCTCGGCTGCGTTTATTTGTTTATCCGCTTTAAAAACAGCCGTGTCAAAGATTATCTTGCCATCAAACCCTTTACTTGGTATCAGTTGTTACAATGTAGCGCGCTGCTGATTGTGCTGAACGTTATCATCAATCTAGTCACCGTCTGGCTAGGTCGCGAGCCCATGATGTTTATGGAAAATCTTGCCGAGTCCGCGCATCCACGCTGGCTGCTTGTGCTGGCGATGGTGGTATTTGCGCCGATTTATGAAGAAGTAATATTTCGCGGGTTTATGTGGACAGGGCTTGCCAGCTCAAAGCTTGGTATGTGGGGTGCCAGTGTGCTAACCAGTATCCTATTTGCGGTGATTCATATGCAATACGGGATGGTCGAGTTGTTGGGGATTTTTTGTCTAGCGATGTTATTTAGCTATGGGCGTATCATATCAGGGTCACTGTTATTGCCTGTGGTGTTGCATATGATGAATAATGGTTTGGCGATGGCGCAGTATTTATACGGTTAG
- a CDS encoding MFS transporter encodes MPFFHDANEEIRDLNRYEKNVVYLTIFGAFFASFDFTIYFYFNDSINQAFFPENMPESLKSICFLLLILAGYMSRPLGGLILGDIGDRYGRKRVLLYSLLLVGASGLVIACLPTYHHIGVAAIVLMLLLRLIQGFGYGAEVPASWVYIAEHMPRRQLGSVCGGLISALILSTLMGNILSATLSNMLTPTQMQSYGWRIPFVIASIGTLFAVLLRAKLEETPLWLMAKSKNRLVKRLPIRLAIIKYRYGTVMTLGLSWFTASVYLTIYLLLPILGIQFFDVDTSLMMISNGVGIIFGGLGALTYGYFADRFNPGRVFTLGCIFLSIASVIFFVSLKDSSELLLINYAILGFFSGVIGLVPSICVRLFPVGVRLSAISFTYNLAYALAGALLPVLLIYFSRKLMLSSALYLVFVCVIGIIMGMLLTNLHGLYRMEDKRLMNS; translated from the coding sequence ATGCCATTTTTTCATGATGCCAACGAAGAAATTAGGGATTTAAATCGCTACGAAAAAAACGTGGTGTATTTAACAATTTTTGGGGCTTTTTTTGCTTCCTTTGATTTTACGATTTATTTTTATTTTAATGATAGTATCAATCAAGCTTTTTTCCCAGAAAATATGCCCGAGTCGTTAAAGTCGATTTGTTTTTTGCTGCTGATTTTAGCCGGTTATATGTCAAGACCGCTAGGCGGTTTGATATTGGGTGATATTGGCGATCGCTATGGCAGAAAACGTGTGTTGCTGTATAGTTTGCTGTTGGTAGGTGCGTCTGGTTTAGTGATTGCCTGTTTGCCTACCTATCATCATATCGGTGTGGCAGCGATTGTTCTCATGCTATTATTGCGTTTAATTCAAGGCTTTGGCTATGGGGCTGAGGTGCCCGCTTCATGGGTATACATTGCTGAGCATATGCCACGGCGTCAATTAGGGTCAGTGTGTGGCGGTCTTATTAGTGCACTGATTTTGTCGACTTTGATGGGCAATATTTTAAGCGCCACCTTATCCAATATGCTCACCCCTACCCAGATGCAATCGTATGGTTGGCGTATTCCTTTTGTCATCGCCAGTATCGGTACGCTATTTGCGGTGCTGTTACGAGCCAAGCTTGAAGAAACCCCGCTTTGGCTGATGGCTAAGTCTAAAAATCGCTTGGTTAAACGTCTACCGATACGCCTAGCTATTATCAAATACCGTTATGGTACGGTGATGACGCTGGGTTTGTCTTGGTTTACTGCCAGTGTTTATTTGACGATTTATTTGCTTTTGCCGATTTTGGGCATCCAGTTTTTTGATGTCGATACCAGTTTGATGATGATATCTAATGGGGTGGGTATTATCTTTGGTGGATTGGGGGCTTTAACCTATGGTTATTTTGCCGATCGTTTTAACCCAGGTCGTGTATTTACTTTAGGCTGTATATTTTTAAGCATTGCCAGTGTTATTTTCTTTGTTTCATTAAAAGACAGTAGTGAGTTACTACTGATTAACTATGCGATTTTAGGATTTTTCTCTGGCGTGATTGGCTTAGTCCCAAGTATTTGTGTGCGTCTGTTTCCGGTTGGTGTACGCCTAAGTGCTATTAGCTTTACCTATAACTTAGCGTATGCATTGGCAGGCGCATTATTGCCTGTGCTATTGATTTATTTTTCACGTAAATTAATGCTTTCAAGCGCCTTGTATCTGGTGTTTGTCTGTGTGATTGGCATTATCATGGGTATGTTGTTGACCAATTTGCATGGTTTGTATCGCATGGAAGATAAGCGGCTGATGAATTCTTGA
- a CDS encoding alpha/beta fold hydrolase: MAQKPLIHFAHANGIPSRSYQYLFDLLSDEFDIVYIPALGIDSRYPVDNHWQKLTQQVIDSIQAHLSARGQTKVIGLGHSLGALCTLQASYQAPELFSQVIALDPPLIHGYYSMALHWAKRFSPRLVDRLTPAGLSSHRRDTWPSRKVAYEHLRHKAFYRHFDERCFNDFIRYGLTDTADGQVTLTIPKAVEVAVFRTNPSLYWQKPNHPPAVPAKQIIGKDSLFLKRGFPALVKQRTGIDFEVHEGGHMFPLEYPASTVERIKALIHSVNHDIH, encoded by the coding sequence ATAGCGCAAAAACCCTTGATACACTTTGCGCATGCCAATGGGATTCCATCACGTAGCTATCAATATCTGTTTGATTTGCTCAGTGATGAATTTGATATTGTCTATATTCCAGCGTTAGGCATTGACTCGCGTTATCCGGTTGATAACCATTGGCAAAAACTGACCCAACAAGTGATTGATAGCATCCAAGCGCACTTAAGCGCGCGCGGGCAAACCAAGGTCATCGGATTAGGGCATTCGCTTGGCGCATTGTGCACGCTGCAAGCCAGCTATCAAGCGCCCGAACTATTTAGCCAAGTGATTGCCTTAGACCCACCGCTCATTCATGGCTACTATTCGATGGCACTGCATTGGGCAAAACGCTTTAGCCCACGGTTGGTAGATAGGCTCACGCCTGCAGGTCTATCAAGCCATCGACGTGACACATGGCCAAGCCGTAAAGTCGCCTACGAGCATCTGCGACATAAAGCATTCTATCGACACTTTGATGAGCGCTGTTTTAATGATTTTATTCGTTATGGCTTGACTGATACCGCAGATGGGCAAGTGACCTTAACCATTCCAAAAGCGGTAGAAGTGGCGGTATTTCGTACCAACCCCTCATTATACTGGCAAAAACCTAACCATCCGCCGGCTGTCCCTGCCAAGCAAATAATTGGTAAAGATAGCCTGTTTCTCAAACGTGGGTTTCCTGCGCTGGTCAAACAGCGTACGGGCATTGATTTTGAAGTGCATGAAGGCGGGCATATGTTCCCGCTAGAATACCCCGCCAGTACGGTTGAACGAATCAAAGCGCTTATTCACTCAGTCAATCATGATATCCACTAA
- a CDS encoding YbaB/EbfC family nucleoid-associated protein — translation MNLQALMQQAQMMQKQVEKNVENAKKKLAEKEVHAEAGSGLVKVTMNGRHVVKRLSIDPSLLQDDPDMIEDLIAAAINDAVRQADELHETEMASATNGMGLPPGMNGLF, via the coding sequence ATGAACTTACAAGCCCTCATGCAACAAGCGCAAATGATGCAAAAGCAAGTCGAAAAAAACGTTGAAAACGCCAAGAAAAAACTGGCAGAAAAAGAAGTGCATGCCGAAGCGGGTAGTGGCTTGGTGAAAGTCACCATGAATGGTCGCCATGTGGTCAAACGTTTGTCAATCGATCCAAGCCTACTGCAAGATGACCCTGATATGATTGAAGATTTGATTGCGGCTGCTATCAATGATGCCGTGCGTCAGGCCGATGAACTACACGAGACTGAAATGGCGAGTGCCACCAATGGCATGGGGTTGCCACCAGGCATGAATGGTTTATTTTAA
- a CDS encoding O-succinylhomoserine sulfhydrylase, translated as MTQLDPNWQSDALDLSLDYADQTISVRGGYHRTDEGEHNEAIFTTSSYVYNNAADAADHFNGNKKGNVYSRHTNPTVRAFERRLAALEEGERCVATASGMGAILTMCLAYLQAGDHLLAAKQLFGSSVALFDTYFKAFGVEVSYVDCFDNDAWQQAMQPNTKVLYCESPSNPLAQIADLSFLSRLAHDHDALLIVDNCFATPAIQKPLMLGADVVLHSASKYIDGQGRVLGGALVGNNDLMEKAFGVVRTGGISLSPFNAWVLLKGLETLSLRMKAHCENANQIAKFLHNHPKVSKVHFSGLPDHPSHDIAKRQHTALKNVEGGAFGAIIGFEVADQAAAWHVIDSTNMISITNNLGDAKSTITHPATTTHFRMTPEARIEAGVSEGLIRFSVGLEDVDDIIADLKRGLDTLA; from the coding sequence ATGACCCAATTAGACCCCAACTGGCAAAGTGATGCACTTGATTTAAGCTTAGACTATGCCGACCAAACCATCTCCGTGCGCGGCGGTTACCACCGTACCGACGAAGGCGAACATAACGAAGCGATTTTTACCACTAGCTCCTACGTATACAACAATGCCGCCGATGCCGCCGATCATTTTAATGGCAATAAAAAAGGCAATGTTTACTCTCGCCATACCAATCCAACCGTGCGCGCTTTTGAGCGTAGATTGGCAGCTTTAGAAGAAGGCGAGCGCTGCGTGGCAACCGCATCAGGCATGGGCGCGATTTTGACCATGTGTTTGGCGTACTTGCAAGCCGGTGACCATCTGCTAGCAGCCAAGCAATTATTTGGCTCATCAGTCGCCCTGTTTGATACCTACTTTAAAGCGTTTGGCGTCGAGGTGAGTTATGTCGATTGCTTTGACAATGACGCTTGGCAACAGGCGATGCAGCCAAATACCAAGGTGCTGTACTGCGAAAGCCCCTCCAATCCTTTGGCGCAAATTGCCGATTTAAGCTTTTTATCAAGGCTCGCGCATGACCACGATGCGCTATTAATCGTTGATAACTGCTTTGCTACCCCCGCCATTCAAAAACCTTTAATGTTGGGTGCGGATGTGGTCTTGCATTCCGCCAGTAAATATATTGACGGTCAAGGTCGTGTGCTAGGCGGTGCGTTGGTCGGTAACAATGACTTAATGGAAAAAGCCTTTGGGGTGGTTCGTACCGGCGGGATTAGTCTATCGCCATTTAATGCTTGGGTGTTGCTAAAGGGTCTAGAAACCTTGTCACTGCGTATGAAAGCCCACTGCGAAAATGCCAATCAAATCGCTAAATTTTTGCACAATCACCCAAAAGTCAGCAAAGTGCATTTTTCAGGGTTGCCCGATCACCCATCCCATGACATCGCCAAACGCCAACATACCGCACTCAAAAATGTAGAAGGCGGTGCATTTGGCGCCATTATTGGCTTTGAGGTGGCTGACCAAGCGGCAGCCTGGCATGTTATCGATAGTACCAACATGATTTCGATTACCAATAACCTAGGCGATGCCAAAAGCACCATTACCCATCCTGCGACGACGACCCATTTTCGCATGACACCTGAAGCAAGAATCGAGGCGGGCGTGAGCGAAGGCTTAATTCGCTTCTCGGTGGGGCTTGAAGATGTCGATGATATTATCGCTGATTTAAAACGCGGTTTGGATACACTCGCCTAA
- the recR gene encoding recombination mediator RecR, with protein MLTPKFDELVKQLKVLPGVGPKSAQRMALHLLSYKRPQGQALGEALIVAMHDIKQCQVCRGLSDEDICPICSDPRRNEHVLCIVETAADMMAIEQTANFNGKYFVLGGHLSPIDGIGVEQLGINQLIGLLKQHQAAQTPVEEIILATSTTVEGQTTAHFISEAVKPYVTHISRIAQGIPMGGELEYLDSMTLGQALQNRGRL; from the coding sequence ATGCTTACGCCAAAATTTGATGAACTTGTAAAACAACTCAAAGTACTGCCCGGGGTAGGACCCAAATCTGCCCAGCGGATGGCACTGCATTTGCTCAGCTATAAACGCCCGCAAGGTCAAGCATTGGGCGAAGCGTTGATTGTGGCGATGCATGATATCAAGCAATGCCAAGTATGCCGTGGGCTTTCTGATGAGGATATTTGCCCGATATGTAGCGATCCGCGCCGCAATGAGCATGTGCTTTGTATCGTAGAGACGGCAGCAGACATGATGGCAATCGAGCAAACCGCCAATTTTAACGGTAAATACTTTGTGCTTGGCGGGCATTTATCACCCATTGATGGCATTGGCGTGGAGCAGCTCGGCATCAATCAGCTGATTGGGCTGTTAAAGCAACACCAAGCCGCGCAAACCCCGGTGGAAGAAATTATCTTGGCAACCAGTACCACGGTAGAAGGGCAAACCACCGCGCATTTTATCAGTGAAGCGGTCAAGCCTTACGTCACTCATATCAGCCGGATTGCCCAAGGGATTCCGATGGGCGGAGAGCTTGAGTATTTAGATAGTATGACACTGGGTCAAGCCCTGCAAAATCGTGGACGGTTATAA